AGAATTTTATAAAAATCCAAAAGAGATAACTAAAGAATTTATATCAAATCACCCTTTAAATGTTCTTTTAATAAAAGAATTTTACACAAATTTAGAAAATAATATTTTTTCTATTGAAGGAATACAAAACTCTATTGATCAAACAAAAATTAGTACTAATTTAACCGGGAAAAACTTGTTTATGCCTATAAGGCTAGCTACAACTTTAGAAGAACATGGACCAGAATTAGCTAAGTCTATATATTTATTTGGCGAAAAAATAGTAAAAGAAAGACTTAAAAAATGACTATAAGATTTCTAACTAAAATGATAAAAGATAGTGATGAAAAAGTAGTAGACTTTACTTCGCAACTAAAGTTAGATTACTGAGAAGATTATGAAGCGTATATTTTTAGTGATCCTAACTCTAATACAGAAATTAGAATAGAAATATCAGAAAAAAAGATAAATATTTTTCAAAGTTATGCAACTGTTAATTTGGAGTTAAATAAAGATTTACCTTCAACATTAAGTACAGAATATGGAAATTTAAATTTTATATATAGAATGCTAGAATTTAAAAAAGAAGAAAATTATATTTATTTTAATTACGACTTATTTTTTGCAGATAAAAAGTTTATTTCCAATCATACTGTGGAATTATTTATAAATAAATAGTTATTATTAGAGGGCTTTATGTTTAAGAAAAGAATTTTTAAAAATCTATTATGTTTTTCGAATTTAGTTACTATTGGTTCATTATTTATTTCTTGCGGAAATAAAAGAGTTGAGACACAAAAGGAAGATATAAAAGAAAACAGCGACATTAACAAAGACAAAACAGAAGAAAAAGAAGTTAAAAGCACATTAACTAATATAGAAAATTTTTCTTTAATTAGAATAGGGCACTGAAATGTTTTAAATCAGACAGGGAAATCTGAATGAAAAAACGAAGCAATAGCTAAGATTGTTCAAAGTCAAAATATGTCATTAGTTGGTTTAACTGAAATAACAATAGATGATGAAACAAAAGAAAAAGCTGTTAGTGAAATCATTAAAAAATTAAAAGAATATGAACCGAATGCTGATTGAAGCTATATTTTAAGTCCTAAACTTTTTGGAAAAGGTAGAGAAAGTCAACAAGAATATATAGGAATAATTTATAAAAATAAATTACTTGAACCAATACCCTTTGCTGGTTATAATCAAAATAAAAATATTTATATGGGAATACCTTATGAAAATCCAGAATTTATTTCCGAATTTAGTGGAAAAAAAATTGTATATGCTAGACCTCCTTTTGGAGCAAAATTTAGAGTAAAAAACGATAAGAAAAATGATTTTACGGTAATTTTCTCTCATTTTGATTCACCTTCCAATTCCGCTTCTAAAGGAGAAGGAAAAGCATCAGGTTTTTCAGGCCAAGGAGAGTTTGAAGTTAGTGAAGCTTTACAATTAGTGGAAGTATTGAAATGATTTGATGAAAAAGATGAAACTAATGATGATATTTTTTTCATGGGTGATACAAATATTAAAACAAAAAACGGAGCTAAGGCCTTTGCTCCTTCATTAAAAAAAGGATATAAAACTTTAATAGATTGAGACTTAAAAACTAGTTTAGGCAAAAGAAAAAAATGATCCGAACCATATGATAAAATGATTTATAAAGGGGATATAGAAACTAGTAAAGCAGATAGATTCGACATTTTTAAAGTTTTTGAAAACGGAATCTTAAACGAAAAAGAGTGAAAAAATAAATTAGAGCAAGATGGAAAAAACCCAAAAAATGATACTTTATTGGACTGGGTAAATAAAATAAGCGATCATACAATGACGTATGTAGATTTAAATGTTTTTAACGAAGATGTTGATGAATAAATTTAAAAAAACATTTTTTAGTTTATAATTAATTTAATAGTAATAAATAAATGGTTGCTGTTCTTGCAACCTTTTCTATATTTTTAAGGAGAGTAAATGAATATTTTAGAAAAATTAAAAGAAAATTTTAGCGATATTTTAGAGGCTTATTTTGAAAAGGAAGGATCATTGCTTTTTTTAAGAATAAAAACAAATCATACTGATTTATTAAATATTGAAAAAATTTCAAAGCAAATATCTGATTTTTTAGATGTTTATGATCATTCTGAAAAAGAATATTATTTAGACGTTTTTTCAAAAGGAGAAGATTTGAAAATTGAAATAGATAAACTTGATTCATTTATAAGTAAGAAACTTCAAATTTGAAAAGATGAAAATAGTTTTATTATAGGTAAACTATTAGAAAATAATGAAGAACATTTATTACTAGAAGTAAATTTAAAAGGCAGAATCAAAAAAGAAACAATCTTAAAAAAGGATATTTATAAAATAAATTTATATATAAAAATTTAGGAGACAAAAAATGGCAAGAAAAAAAGAAATTTCAAATCAAAATATTGAAAAAAAATATTTTTTTAGTTATTTAAATGATGTAGCTAATTCTAGAAAAATTAATAAAGAAGACATAGTTAATATATTAGAAGAATCTTTTAAAAATACAATAACTAAAAATTTAGATCCTGAAGCAGAAATTGAATTAATAATGGATTATGATAAAGAAATTATTCGTTTAGTAAACAAAAATGCATTAGTTTTATCTGATGAAGAATATGAAA
This genomic interval from Mesomycoplasma molare contains the following:
- a CDS encoding endonuclease/exonuclease/phosphatase family protein, with protein sequence MFKKRIFKNLLCFSNLVTIGSLFISCGNKRVETQKEDIKENSDINKDKTEEKEVKSTLTNIENFSLIRIGHWNVLNQTGKSEWKNEAIAKIVQSQNMSLVGLTEITIDDETKEKAVSEIIKKLKEYEPNADWSYILSPKLFGKGRESQQEYIGIIYKNKLLEPIPFAGYNQNKNIYMGIPYENPEFISEFSGKKIVYARPPFGAKFRVKNDKKNDFTVIFSHFDSPSNSASKGEGKASGFSGQGEFEVSEALQLVEVLKWFDEKDETNDDIFFMGDTNIKTKNGAKAFAPSLKKGYKTLIDWDLKTSLGKRKKWSEPYDKMIYKGDIETSKADRFDIFKVFENGILNEKEWKNKLEQDGKNPKNDTLLDWVNKISDHTMTYVDLNVFNEDVDE
- a CDS encoding ribosome assembly cofactor RimP codes for the protein MNILEKLKENFSDILEAYFEKEGSLLFLRIKTNHTDLLNIEKISKQISDFLDVYDHSEKEYYLDVFSKGEDLKIEIDKLDSFISKKLQIWKDENSFIIGKLLENNEEHLLLEVNLKGRIKKETILKKDIYKINLYIKI